GCCAGCGCAACGACAAACAGTACAGCGCAGAGCGCGTACGCTTCGGCAATACTGACAGCGCCTGATGCAATCGGACGGTTTTTCTTAACCTCATGCATACGGTCACGCCCCACATCGTGAATGTCATTATATATGTAGATCGCAGATGCGGCAAGCGAAAAAGCAGCCAGGCCGAGCGCAGCGGCCAGAATGCTGCGTGGCTTGAGCACTTCTCCTGAAAAAAACAGCGGAATAAGCAACAATACGTTTTTAACATAATGCTTGGGCCGCATCAGCTTGATATAGTTCTTTATTTTCCCGCGCACGTTTTATCCCCCTCGTTATGCTTGAAGATAAACAACTTGTTAATCACATAGGTAATCAGGATAATGCCAATACTCAGCCCCACCCGGCTAATATAAACATTGCAGTGCAACAAATCCACCAGCACATAAAACAAGGCTGTATCCACACCCCAAGAAATCAGGCGCATCAGCACAAACTTGCCAAATTGACCCATCACCTGGCGCTTGTCCTCTGTACGCTCCCGCTGAAAAACCAGGTATCGATTGCATAGATAGTTGATCACTACTGCGATAAAGTAAGCAATGGTATTGGCGAGCAGATAGTGCATGCCCCAGTTTTTAAAGAGCACAAAGAGCGTCAGGTTGATCACTGTTGTGATGGCGCCCCAGAAGCCGTACTTTATCAATTCAATCAGTTTTTTCACAAAGGCACCCCTTTTACTGCCCCTGCATGTTCATTATATCGAGATACGTCTGCGTTGTTTTAGGGGTGCTATAGCAGGACAAGATAAAGTCACGCGGCTTGCGGTAGTCATCCGGATGATCCAGTACATCCGCAATGCAGCTTGCCAGATCCTGTGGATCACGAC
Above is a window of Maliibacterium massiliense DNA encoding:
- a CDS encoding GtrA family protein — translated: MKKLIELIKYGFWGAITTVINLTLFVLFKNWGMHYLLANTIAYFIAVVINYLCNRYLVFQRERTEDKRQVMGQFGKFVLMRLISWGVDTALFYVLVDLLHCNVYISRVGLSIGIILITYVINKLFIFKHNEGDKTCAGK